In Phycisphaerae bacterium RAS2, the DNA window GTTTGAACAAGTCTCCGGTTTGTCTGAATGAAAGTGGTCATCCTTGTCGACTCGCTCATTCGGGGCGGCGCCGAACGCCAGGCCCTCCTGACGCTTCGTGAACTTGTGCGGCGCGGGGTCGATGCCCGGCTCATTCGGTATTATGAAACGCCGGATGGATACGACTGGCCCGCTGAACTGAATTCACGCATCGTTCTTTTGGAGAAAAAGCGGCGAACGCTGCGCTTTGTGTGGCGGCTCCATCGCTATCTCCGGCGCGAGCGGGTTGACGTCGTGCATGGTTTCAAGGACGTGCCAGGTATCTATGCCTGCGTCTGCGGCTGGATGGCCGGCGTGCCGGTGCGAATCATCGGCCATCGGTCGCTGTCTCTGCCCACCGGGCTGCTTCGAAAGGCGTACCGACTCATGCGGTTCTTCGCGACGGCCTGGATCGGAAACGCGCAGGCTGTAACGGATGTCTTGAACAGCGAACTGGACGTGCCGGCCAGCCGGTTGTGTGTCGTGCTCAACGGAATCGAAACGGACCGCTTTCGGATCAGCCTTGACCGCAAAACGGCTCGGGAGCGCTTGCAGATCGCTCCGGGCGCCGACGTCGTGACGATGGTCGCCGTGATGCGGGAGGGGAAGAACCATCGCATGTTTGTTCGGATGGCGGCTCGCGTGCGGGAACGGCGCCCGGACACGGTTTTTCTCCTTGTGGGGGATTCTGACCCGCTTGAACCGAATTGCCTCGAGGACGTACAGAGGGAAGTGCAGCGCGCGGGGCTGACGGACTCGGTTCGGTTTCTTGGAATGCGGGCGGATGTGCCGGAGATTCTCCAAGCGACCGACGTCGCGGTGCTGACCACGCGGTTTGAGGGTATGTCCAACGCGCTGCTGGAAGCAATGTCGGCGGGTGTCAGCATTGTGACAACCGATTACGTCGGCGCGCGCGAGCTGGTTCAGGACGGCATCGAGGGATTCCTCGTACCTTTGGACGATGCCGAGGCCATGGCCGAGCGCGTTTCGCAACTGCTGGCAGATCCAGAGATGCGCACCCGTATGGGGCAGGCGGGCGTGGAGCGGATCGATCGTCAGTTCAGTATGCAAGCCATGGGGGACCGGTTGGTTGACGTGTATTCCGCATTCCTGGCCGGACGGGGTGACATTCCGCAAGAAGCGTCCGGCGTCAGCTCGGCCCGATGAGCCATCCCCATCGCATTAAATTCCGGGAGACCTGCCATTTGCGGCATCTGCGGCATTGTTGATTTCGCATCGCCCGTCGCGCAGGCGGACGTCGAGCGGATGGCGGTCTCGATCCGCCATCGTGGACCGGACGACTGCGGCGTTTACGCGAGCGGGCCGGTTGGGCTGGGGCACGCGCGGTTGAGCATCATCGATTTGTCACCCACCGGGCGACAGCCGATGTCGACACAGGATGGTATGTACACGATTGTATTCAATGGCGAGGTGTACAATTTCCCGTCGTTGCGACGCCTGCTGGAGGAGCGAGGCATTGCGTTTCGCAGTACGTCGGACACCGAAGTCGTCTTGCACGCCTTCGCCCAATGGGGGGTGGACGCCTTTGCCCGGTTCAATGGGATGTTCGCACTGGCGATCTGGGATGCCGCGGCCCGGCGACTGACCCTGGCGCGAGATCGATTCGGCATCAAGCCCTTGTATTTGCACGAATCGGATCGTTCGCTGGTGTTCGGCTCGGAAATGAAAGCACTGCTTTGCAGCGGCCGTGTCGACCGGCGGATGAACTGGGCGGCGCTTCATGAGTACCTCTATTATGGCTATCCCATTGGCGCGAACACGTTTTACCGGGGTATTCGTGAATTGTCGCCCGGATCGTATGCGACGTTTGACGCCTCCGGATTGAAAGAGACACGATATTGGCACATCGAGCAAACACCGACCGTGTCCGATGGATTGCAGCCGGCCGCCCGGCGTGTGGCGGACTTGCTCGACAAGGCGGTGCAGTCCCACCTTATCAGCGACGTGCCGGTGGGCGTGTTCCTTAGCGGAGGCGTCGATTCTTCCGCCATCACGGCGCTGGCCAGTCGCCATTACGCCGGTCGGCTCAAGACCTATTCCGCGAGTTTTGACTTCGACAGGGGGGTGGATGAGCGACCCAAGGCGCGCCTCATCGCCCAGCGCTTCGGCACCGAGCACCACGAAGTTCGCGTGGAAGGGCGGAGGATGCCCGACGTGATCGAGGCGCTCGTGCGGTGCCACGATGAACCATTTGGCGACGCGGCGGACATCCCGTTGTACCTCCTGTGTGAGCAGCTTCGCGGCAGCGTGAAGGTAATCCTCCAGGGCGACGGCGGCGATGAGATCTTCGCGGGGTATCGCCGATACAACGTTCTCTCGTTTAACCCGCTGTGGCAGGTGATGGCCCGATTTCGCGGATTGTTGTCCACGATGCCGCGCGGGCCGTTGCAACAGCGCGCGACTCGCTTCTTTCGGGCAATTGGCCATGAAGATCCCGCGCTGCAGATGGCGCTGTATCTGACGCAGGAGGATTTTCTCAATCCGCCGACACGTCTGTTTGGCACAGACGCCAGGCAACAACTCGCCGCGCACGATCCTTTTGCCGCCTACCATGCCGCATACTCCCGGCTTCGGGATTTCGATACCGTTCAGCGCGCGCTGTACACGGACTGCCTCATTCTTTTGCCGGACATGTTTCTCGAGAAGGTGGACAAGTCCACCATGGCCCACGGCATCGAAGTGCGCGTGCCGTTCCTGGATACCGACTTGACCGACTACGCGTTGGGGTTGCCGTCAGGAATCAAGGTCAAATACGGTCAGAAGAAGCGAATCCTGCGGATGGCCTTGCGCGGCATCGTTCCCGATGAAATACTCGATGCTCCCAAGGAAGGATTCGGCGTGCCTTATCAATACTGGCTTCGCGAGCCTCTGGCGGAATACCTCCGGTCTGTATTGCTGGATGATTCGGTTCAGCAATGGGGCCTATTCGATCGTGCCGCGTTGGAAGGCGCGATCCATGAGCATACCTCGGGTCAGCGCAACCACGGCTTCTTGCTCTGGAAGCTTTTGAATCTCGGATTGTGGTATCGGATGTATCTGCAGGGCGGCGCAACGCCTGATGTGCCGCATTCAAAGGTTGAAAGCGCCAGCCGCGCATGAGCGAAAACTCACCGCCGCCCATATCGCCTGTCCGCGTGATGATCATCGGCACGCTGCCTCCTCCGGTGGGCGGTGCCGGGGTGTCGCTGCAACATCTGGTGAATCTGCTCGGCGAGCGTGGCGATGTCCGCGTGACGATGGTGAACACCTCCGGCGTTCGCGGTCGGCTCGTGACGGCGCCCTTTCGCTTCGCGCGGATCGTCTGGCGCATGATGTGGGGCGCGCTTAGGGTCGACGTCGTCAGCCTGCAGTCCATGCCAAGTGGCATCCCGTTCATCGGCCCGTTTGCCTGGCTGGCCGCACGGCTGGGAGGCCGACCATTCATGATTCGAATGTTCGGCGGCGAGAGTTTCCTCGAAGGGAGCGGGTTTGGAGCCGCGATCGTCCGCTGGATCGTACGCAAGAGCGATCTTTACCTGGCGCAAACAAAGCAACTTGTAGCCGAGGCACAGGCCGCCGGGCTGCGGCGCGTCGAATGGTATGCGACCAGTCGGCCGATGTCTGACGCGGCTCCCGCGGCTGACTTACAAAAGCCATGTCGCAAGTTCGTGTTTCTCGGTCACGTCAAACCCCTCAAGGGGATTGAAGAACTCATCGCGGCTGGTGAGCGCCTGGGAGAGGGTGTTTCAATCGACGTGTACGGTCCGTTGATGGACGGCATGACGGAGGCACGCTTTGCGGGGCTGACGCGTGTGCGGTATCGCGGCACGATACCCGCCGGGACCGGCGTTCGAGTTTTGCAGGATTATGACGCGATGGTCTTCCCGACCTACTGGCCGGGTGAGGGGTATCCGGGCGTCGTCATCGAGGCGTTCGCGGCGGGGCTGCCGGTGATCGCGACGCGCTGGCGGAACATCCCGGAGATTATTGATGAGACGTGCGGCATGTTGATCGAGCCGCGCAATGTGGACGCGCTGTTCGACGCATTGCAGAAACTTGTGCAAGACGATGGGCTTTTCCATCGCCTGCGGCACGGCGCGCTGCGGCAACGCGATTTCTTTGACTCGCGGCGGTGGGTGGAGAAGTTCGTGGTCTGGTGTCGAGAGCTGGTGAACCCGTCAAGTCGCGCGGGTGAGGCACTCCAATCGACTGACACGCGGGCGGCCGTGGCTCACGATCGCACATCAGAGAGACGGAACTAGTATGTGCGGCATTTGCGGATATGTCGGCGATCATCGCCCCGAGCTGTTGGAGCCGATGTGCTTGGCCATGCGCCATCGAGGACCGGATGACTCCGGCGTGTGGCACGATGCCGCGGCGCGCGTGGGGCTGGGTCATCGTCGGCTTTCGATCATTGACCTAAGCCCGGCGGGGCATCAGCCGATGTCGACGCCGGATGGTCGAATTCAGATCGTCTTTAACGGCGAGATTTACAATTTTGAGGAGCATCGAGAGCGGCTGAAGGCGAAGGGACGGACGTTTCGCGGACACAGCGACACCGAAGTGCTGCTCTACCTGTATGAAGAGATGGGTGCGGACTTTCTTCACGCGCTCAACGGTATCTTTGCGCTGGCGATCTGGGACGCCCGCGATCGGTCGCTGCTGCTGGCGCGCGATCATGCCGGCATCAAACCGCTCTACTACTGGCTCGATGGCGAGCGGTTGTTTTTCGCATCGGAGATCAAAGCGCTGCTGCGAATTCCGGGCGTGCCGCGCGAGATCAATCTTGACCGTCTGCCGGATTACCTCACGTTTCTGTGGGTGCCGGGGGAAGAGACGATGCTCAAGTCGGTTCGCAAGCTCGAGCCGGGCCACGCGATGCGATGGCGCGACGGGCGGGTGCAATCGTGGAAATGGTTCACACTGACCTACGAGCCGGATGAAGGGCCGAGCGAATCCGAGTGGATCGAGCGTGTGCATGACACCTTCATGGCAGCCACGCGGCGGCAGATGATGTCCGATGTACCGCTGGGCGCGTTGCTTTCAGGTGGGACGGACTCGACCGCCATCGCGGCGTGCATGAGGCATTCGTTTCCCGACCGCGAAATTCGCTGCTACACGTTCGAGACACCGCCGGAAGACATGGCCCGCGATCAGTTCGAGGCCGATCACCCGTTCGCCGTGCGCGTGGCGAAGCACCTGAACATCACGCTGCGAAGCTGCCTGCTCCGGCCGAACGTCATCGAGTTGCTGCCCAAGATGGTCTATCACAACGACGAGCCGGACGCTGACCCGACGGTGTTTCCGTCGTACCTGCTCTCGAAAATGGCCCGCGACGACGGGACGACGGTGCTGCTGTCCGGCATGGGCGGTGACGAGATGTTCTTCGGCTATCGCAGCCACCAGGCGCTTCGGCGGCTGGAGCAATTCGGATGGATCCCGCGTTGGCTGCTGGCGCCGGCGCTGGCGTCGGCGTGCGGGGCGGCGTCGGCCGTGATGGGGGCGCAGAGCGCGTTGCCCCGGCGATTGCGAAAGTTTCGAAAGGCGCTACTGGGTGACGGCGTGGAGCGATTCGAAGCGCTTTCGGACTGGTCGAGCGCGGCGACGCGCGAGCGATTGTTCGGCCCCGCGCCGGCCACGGCAACTGCGAACGGCGGCGCGGGGCGGGGGCGCTCGGCGATTCTGAAGTATTACAATGAGTTCTCCGGCCGCGGGGAATTGAACCGTCGCTCGCACATCCTGATTCAGACCTTCCTCGCGGCGCACAACTTCATGTACACGGATAAATCGAGCATGGCGACATCGGTGGAAGTGCGCGTGCCGTTCCTCGATGTGGAGTTGATGCGATTGTGCGCGCGCATCCCCGAGCGTCACAAGCTAAAAGGCATGACGACCAAGTACCTTCTCAAGGAGTCCATGGCGCGATACATCCCGCGCGACATTCTGTATCGCAGCAAGACCGGCTTCGGCCCGCCCCTAAGGAAGTGGATGGCGGAGGACTTCGGAGGCATCACCAACGACTTGCTGGGCGAGCGTGTCCTACGCCAGCGAGGATTGTTCGACCCGGCTGCCGTCGCAGCCGTCGTTCGTGAGAATGCAGCCAACACAGCCGATCATGCTTACTTGTTGTTCGCGCTGCTCACTCTGGAAGTGTGGATGCAGACATTCATTGACCGCCCCGGCGAGGAAGCGACGCTGACTGCGTGAGCTCCGAATCCCATATTGTTAGGCCCGATGCCAGCGCGCCCGCCGTGTCGCTTCGGCTGCGCCATTCCACGACCGGCCGTGCCCTGCGCGTGACGCGGGATGGAACGATGTACCTCGGTCGCAATTATTCGCTCTATCGTTCGCAAGATGACGGCGCGACCTGGACATTCGTGACCCGGATGCCTTCGACCGGAGTTCGGCGCTGGGCGGGTTGGTCGCGCATGGCCTCGCGTCTGCTTCGGCATGAAGTTCGCGCCATGAATGTGACGCCGGATGGAACGGTGGTCGCGTCGAATCGCGAGTGCGTGTATTTCGCTTCGCCGGGCGAGCCGGACATGCGCCGCGCACAGGTGAACACGGGGTCGCAGCCGCTCGCCCCACCGATGACGATGACGGTGGGGCCGGATGGCCGCGTCATGTGGGGCGAATACGATTCGACAACCAGACACGGAAAGCCGGTGCGGCTGTTCGTGTCGTCGGACGGCGGGAGAAGCTATGAGGTCGCTCGTGTCTTCGAGGGCGGAAGCATCCTCCACCTGCACAACATCGTTTGGGACGCGAGCCGCGGGCATTACTGGGTGCTGGCCGGTGATCATGACGACGAGCCCGGAATCGGGGTGTTGTCCGCGGATCTGAAGTCATTTGATTGGCTCGTCAAAGGGAAACAGTTGTACCGTGCGGTCGAGGTCTTTGACGGAGGTGACCGGCTGATCTACGTGATGGATTCCGAGAAGGAGCGTAATTACCTCGTCCATCTCAATAAATCGTCGGGCAAGGCCGAGACCACCGCGGAGTTTGAAGGCAGTTGCATCTACGCCTGCCGATTCGGCGAGTGGCTGGCGTTTACCACGACCGTGGAGCCGTCGAAGGTCAATCCCGCGCGGCACGCTTCGCTGTATGTCTCGCGTGACGGCGCGACCTGGTCGCACGTGCTTCGCGCAGAGAAGGACGCGTATCACCCTGTCTATTTCCAATACGGGTCGATCATTCTGCCGCGGGGCGAGAGCGATCGTGATACGCTCTTCTTCAGCGGTCAGGCCGTGCGAGAATGGGACGGCCGCGCCGCGACGGCGACCCTGGAGGCCGGCGGCGCATGAGTGGAGTGATGCGCAAAGTCGAAGCGATCCGCCGGATGGGCTGGGGATGGGGGCTGTGGCGCGCGGGATACGAGTTGCGGCGGCGCAGCGGCTGGCTCAAGTGTCAGTTTCCGACGCCGGAATGGGGTGATGTATCGCTTCGAGCGCTCCTGCGCGACGGCGTTCCGGCGGATGCGGTGGCCTACCGATCGCACCGTGAGCAATCCGCGGCGAAGTTCTTCTTCGGACTCGGTGCGCTTCCCTCGCGCGAATGCCTTTCGCAAATCGCCGGCGCGGACGGCGTCCGACGCACGGTGCAGGTAGCGAATGATTACTGCGCCGGAAAGTTTCTCTATTTCAGTCGGCATGTGTTTGATCTGGGGTCACCGGTCGACTGGCGGCGTAATCCATTCCTGAACACGCGACTGGCCAGTGACGCTCATTGGTGCGATTGGACGGCCTTCTCGCCGCAGCAGGGCGATATCAAGGATGTCTGGGAGCCATCGCGGTTTGGTTGTGCATATTGGCTTGTACGTGCCTACGCGATGACGGGAGACGAAAAGTATTCGCTTGCATTCTGGCGGCTCTTTGAATCGTGGTGCGAACAGAATCCGCCGAACCGCGGACCGAACTGGCGGTGCGGGCAGGAAACGGCCTTTCGCATCATGGCATGGTGTTTTGCGTTGTGGGGATTCTGGAAAAGTTCCGCGACGACGCCGCAGCGTGTGGCTGCAATGGTCACTGCGTTGGCGGTCAGCGCCGCGCGAATCGAGCCGAACATCGACTACGCCGTTTCGCAGAAAAACAACCACGCCATCAGTGAGGCGCTGGGGATGTTCACGGTCGGCACTCTGTTCCCAGAGCTGCGCGATGCAGACCGATGGCAGCGGGAAGGTCGCCGAATCCTCGAGCGCGAAGTGCTGCGTCAGATCTACGCGGACGGCAGCTATGTGCAGCAGTCGATGACCTATCACCGCGTCATGCTTCACGACTGTTTGTGGGCGTGGCGGCTTGCGGAGTTAAACGGAACGCCACTTTCGTCGGCGGTGCGGGCGCGCATCGGCGCCGCGGCGGAGTTTCTGCTCGAAATGATGGACGAGCCCAGTGGCGACGTGCCGAACTACGGAGCGAACGATGGCGCTCTGGTGTTGCCCCTTTCGAGCGGTGGGTATCGGGATTTCCGTGACACGATCGGCGCGGCAATGTTCACCACGGCGCGCAAGCGTGTGCTTCCGGCCGGTCCGTGGGATGAGACGATGGTTTGGTTGTACGGCGTGGACGCCATGGAGGTCGCGCCATCGATCCGGCATCCGTCCGCGATGCGGTTTGATGTCGGCGGGTATTACACGCTGCGGGCGGACCGAACCTGGGCCATGATCCGTTGCCATCGTTACCTTGACCGACCGGGCCACGTCGACATGCTCCACATGGATCTTTGGCATGACGGCGTGAACATCCTGCGCGACAGTGGGACGTACAGGTACTACGCGCCGCGCGAACCGGCGATGGATAAGTATTTCAAGGACATCGCCGCGCACAATACTGTGCAGGTCGGCGAAAGGGGCCCGTTGGAATTGGTGTCGCGCTTCATCTGGCTGCCGTGGCCGGGCGGCCGGTGTACACGGCACAGCGCGGACAGCTTTGTCGGCGAACACGATGCCTATGCGCGGCCGCCGTGGAATGTGCTTCATCGGCGAAGCGTGGACGCGTCCCATCCGCGGCGCTGGATCGTCACCGATGAGTTGATCGGCAATGGTGCGCAGTTGCTGACAATGCGATGGCATCTGGCGGATGCGCCGTATGCTTTGGAGTCGACCGGTGACGCCTTGACTTTGCGACTGACCGGCGGAGTTGTTCGAATTGCAGTCAACGGCCCGGACGGGACCCGCCTGCAGGTAATGCGTGGCGTGGAGCGAGAAGGTGAGATCGCCGGGTGGGTATCGGAGTATTACGGCGAACGAAAGCCGGCGCCGGTGTTGGAGGCAACCTGCCGCGCGGCGCTTCCGGCCAAGTTCGTGACGACGATTGAATTGCCCGGCGGCGGGGGAGCAGCCGCGTGAAGTTAATCTACATACACGAATACTTCGTGACCAATGAGGGCACGAGCGGCACGCGAAGCTATGACGTGAGCCGCCACCTGGTCGCAATGGGCCACGATGTGACGGTTATCACGGGGCTGCACGATCAGAGCGGCCTGCCTTCGATGTCGCGCTGGCGACTATTTCGCACGCACGAAATCGACGGTATCAAAGTCGTCGTGTGCAACGCCTATTACAGCAATAAGCTGCGTGTCGTGGCGCGACTCTGGTGCTGGGCGAAGTTTGCGATGCTGGCGCTTTGGGTCTGCTTACGAGAAAAGCGGCCGGACCTCATCTTCGCCACGAGCACACCGCTGACGGTCGGCATTCCCGGTCGACTCGGCGCGGCGCTGAAGCGCGTTCCGTATGTGTTTGAAGTGCGCGACCTGTGGCCCGAGGACTTGCTGGATGCCGGGCGCATCAAACCCGGCCTGCAATATTGGCTTTGGGAGCGGCTGGAGAAGTTCTGCTACGCCGGGGCGCGGAAGATTCTCCTCGTGTCGCAGGGCTTTCACAATCGCCTGCTGGAGCGAGGCTTTGACCCGGCGCGATTGCAGACCATCCTGCTGGGAGCAGATGGAAGTATCTTCGCGGATGCGCAGCCGGATCACGCATTCATGCAACAACAGGGTCTGGGCGACAAGACGATCGCCATTTACACCGGCGCGCACGGCGATGCGAATGGGTTGTTCCAATTGCTCGACGCAGCGGAGCGGTTAAAGGACCGGCCCGACATTGCCATTGTATTGATGGGCGAGGGGAAGATGAAAGAGTCGCTGCGCACCGCGGCGCGGGAGCGCGGCCTGGAAAACGTGCACTTAATCGACCCCGTTCCCAAGCATCGCCTGCCCGGCGTGCTGCGGGCGGCCCACATCGGCTTGATGATCCTCAAGCAGATTACCCGGCCGCGCTGGGTCACGCCGAATAAGATATTCGACTACATGTTCGCGGGCATTCCGAGCATTGTGAACTTCGCCGGCACGACGGCGGAGATGATCGAAGCCGACGGTGCAGGCCATGCAGCCAAACCCGGCAACGCCGACGACCTCGCCGCGAAGATTCGCCATTGGGCCGACCATCCCGCCGAGCGGGAGGCCGTCGGCCGTCGCGCGCGCGAAGTCGCTTTCGCCCGATATGACCGGCGCATGATCGCCCGGCAGCTCGCGGAGGTCTTCGAGGTCGCGGCGCGCCGTTGATGTGCGGTGGTCGCCGTCCGCATTGACGAGTGCAACGCGACGCTTCTCCATCGCTGACCCGATTCCTTCTACCTTGTCACACCAGTACTGGTCAATTCGACTTGCCGAAGCCGCGGAACTGGAATCGCTGCTCGCGCTCGTGCGCTCGCTGCCCGGCGAGCGCTATCAGGGTGCATCAAGCAATTATTGGCAATGGCGATACCTTAACGATGCCGGCTTCGGCGCGGCAGTCGTCGCGGCCGTGCATGACGGGCAATTGATCGGCGTGCAACCCGTGTCGTTCTTCGACTGGCGATGGGGGGAGGCAAGTCTGACCGGCGCGATGTATACCGGCGTATTAACTCATCCCGACCACCGGCGCAAGGGAGTCTTTCGCTCTCTGATTGATGCGTCGAATGAGTTGGCGACGCAGCGCGGGGCGCACTTCTGCATGACGCTTCCGAACGATGCTTCGCTGCCGGGATTTCTCAAATTCGGCGACTGGGTGTATCCCGGCTGCATTCCCACGTGGCTGAAAGTGCTCGACGGCGGCAAACTGCTGGCCGCGAAAATCGGACCGATGGGCCGGCTCGTAGGCTGGATCCCCAATCTGCTCTTTGCGAAGCAAAGTCGGCCGCGCAACAACGGCGGCGTTATTGAAATCGAGGCGGTTTCGCGCGTTCCGGCGGACCTCGACGGCATAAGCGACCAATTCGCCCGGCTCGCCGGCGGTTGCATGATTCGCAGGACCGCCGCCTACTGGAACTGGCGACACTCGGGACCGCTTTCAGCATATCGAACGCTCATCGCAAAAAAAAGCGGCCGGCTCGTCGGTGCGATCTGTACGACCAGTCAGCCGCGCATGGGTGTGGAAGTCGGGTTGATCGTCGATGTCGTCGCCGAAGAGCCGCACGAATTGCGGTCCCTGATTGCCGCCGCCGAGATCGATTTCACGCGACAGGGATGTGCCGTTACGACGTGCCAGTCGACAAGCCTCGTCCTGAACGAGGCCCTGCGTGCCGAGGGCTACCGGCTTCCGCCCCGCGCGATCATGCCCAAGCAGTTTCATTTTGTCTATCGACCGACCGGCGTCCCCGGATGGTCGCGCGAGCCCGCCGCGATGAATGACTGGCACCTGACCTTTGGCGACTCGGACAATGTCTAACACTTCGCAGCGCGATCCGCGATTGGTTCCACGGCACACCGCGCCGGTGCGGCCGACCGTGTTTGTGATGGAATCGCAGACCAAGGCATCGCTGCCGGTGATTGAATCCATGGCTCGGGCCGGCGTGCGCGTGGCATGCGGCAGCGAGAAGCGCTTCAACAGCGGATTCATGAGCAGGCATTGCCGGGAGCGGCATGTCTATCCGTCGCCGCGCGATCGCAAGCGTGAGTTTCAGGAATGGCTGCTCGCCCTGTGCGAGCGGCGGCGATTTGAAATGCTCTTTGCCGTGGGGCACTACGGCGCGCTGGCGGTTTGCGAGATTCAGGACGCGCTGCGGCAGTTCACGAAGCTGCTGATTCCGCCGCTGCCGCAGTTCCGCGACGCGTACGAGAAGATCCCCACGATGAAGGCGGCCCTGCGCGCGAGCGTGCCGATTCCTGATTCATGGTTCCCGGAAGACGATGGGGGGATCGAGGCCGTCATCCCGCGCATCGAGCGCTGGCCTGTGCTCGTCAAGCCGAGCGTGGGCGTCGGCGCGCGGGGGATCACTTGGTGCTACAACGCGGACGAATTGCGCACGAACTACTCGCGGATCAGCGCCGAGCAGGGCGTCTGCTACGTGCAGGATTTCGTTCCGCCCGGCGGCATGCAGTACAAGGTGGACATGCTCGTGGATGACGGGCAACGCGCGCTCGCCGGTGTCGTCTATGGCAAGACGCGCATGTATCCGCCCGATGGCGGCAGCAGCGTACTGAATTTCTCCGCCGACCGGCCGGACATTCTGGATCTGTCGCGGCGCATGCTGGTTGAGCTGAAGTGGACGGGCTTTTGCGACTTCGATTTCGTCGACGACCCGCGCGACAACGTCGCGAAGCTGATGGAGATCAACCCGCGCTTTCCCGAGAGCTTCAACATGGGTTGCTCGATTGGAATCGACTTCCCGGGAATGATGCTTCGCCTCGCGCGAGGTGAGGCGGTCCACCCCGTCACTGACTA includes these proteins:
- a CDS encoding putative glycosyl transferase, which codes for MKLIYIHEYFVTNEGTSGTRSYDVSRHLVAMGHDVTVITGLHDQSGLPSMSRWRLFRTHEIDGIKVVVCNAYYSNKLRVVARLWCWAKFAMLALWVCLREKRPDLIFATSTPLTVGIPGRLGAALKRVPYVFEVRDLWPEDLLDAGRIKPGLQYWLWERLEKFCYAGARKILLVSQGFHNRLLERGFDPARLQTILLGADGSIFADAQPDHAFMQQQGLGDKTIAIYTGAHGDANGLFQLLDAAERLKDRPDIAIVLMGEGKMKESLRTAARERGLENVHLIDPVPKHRLPGVLRAAHIGLMILKQITRPRWVTPNKIFDYMFAGIPSIVNFAGTTAEMIEADGAGHAAKPGNADDLAAKIRHWADHPAEREAVGRRAREVAFARYDRRMIARQLAEVFEVAARR
- a CDS encoding carbamoyl phosphate synthase-like protein, with product MSNTSQRDPRLVPRHTAPVRPTVFVMESQTKASLPVIESMARAGVRVACGSEKRFNSGFMSRHCRERHVYPSPRDRKREFQEWLLALCERRRFEMLFAVGHYGALAVCEIQDALRQFTKLLIPPLPQFRDAYEKIPTMKAALRASVPIPDSWFPEDDGGIEAVIPRIERWPVLVKPSVGVGARGITWCYNADELRTNYSRISAEQGVCYVQDFVPPGGMQYKVDMLVDDGQRALAGVVYGKTRMYPPDGGSSVLNFSADRPDILDLSRRMLVELKWTGFCDFDFVDDPRDNVAKLMEINPRFPESFNMGCSIGIDFPGMMLRLARGEAVHPVTDYPKNRFLRFLPGDFLWFLRVSNKQRFSTWPSWFRFFGRDTAYQLIRADDPGPILGYALENLAALFDRRTRRERLRLQSGARQSTRNPR